In a genomic window of Brettanomyces nanus chromosome 1, complete sequence:
- a CDS encoding uncharacterized protein (MEROPS:MER0001288), whose protein sequence is MKLALLVLASIASVSTAFPIFNINWDKLSQEVLSDLRPVTGSSLLPPDRPEIDSESLQDLILEDSLRERANTLFSIASSSNKTWGHPTRVIGSKGHWKTIGYIKKEIKKLGNYYNVTVQPFKAFYGDVFYYNATINGTYLPELDPMDMSPPTPHKKPVSGPLLAVTNYGCLLDDYPTDSEGSILLIRRGNCSFGEKAITAGKLGAKAAIIYNNEDGSIRGTLGVPPKGTAVAPSVGISKTLGEYYLGLLASGEHLEGSVVVDSFVGIVKTLNVIAETVEGDPNNIVMLGAHSDSVAAGPGINDDGSGTLSLLEVAKQLTNFKVNNKVRFAWWAAEEEGLLGSNNYAETLTPDENQKIRVFMDYDMMASPNYEYEVYDANDVDNPKGSGELKNLYIDYYTEHGLNYTLIPFDGRSDYVGFIEHHIPAGGIAAGAEKKNVFNGNVLDHCYHQYCDNLDNLAYDAWMINTKLIAHSVATYAKSFEGFPEREPLSGFSNSLNADCVPKTFRYRGPYMID, encoded by the coding sequence ATGAAACTTGCCTTACTCGTTTTGGCATCCATTGCCTCAGTATCGACTGCCTTTCCTATTTTCAACATCAATTGGGACAAATTATCTCAAGAGGTATTGTCTGACTTGAGACCAGTCACTGGTTCTAGTCTACTCCCCCCCGATCGTCCTGAAATCGACTCTGAGTCATTACAGGATCtcattcttgaagattctcTTAGAGAGAGAGCAAACACATTGTTTTCTATCGCTTCATCTTCTAACAAAACATGGGGCCATCCTACTCGTGTAATTGGCTCTAAAGGTCATTGGAAAACCATTGGCTAtatcaagaaggagatcaagaagttAGGCAATTACTACAATGTCACTGTTCAACCTTTCAAGGCCTTTTACGGTGATGTTTTCTACTATAATGCCACAATCAATGGCACTTACTTGCCAGAATTAGATCCTATGGATATGAGTCCTCCAACGCCTCATAAAAAACCTGTTTCTGGTCCTTTACTTGCCGTAACAAACTATGGATGCCTTCTCGATGATTACCCCACTGATTCTGAAGGCTCTATTTTACTTATTCGAAGAGGAAATTGTTCTTTTGGTGAAAAGGCCATAACCGCTGGTAAATTGGGTGCCAAGGCCGCCATTATATACAATAATGAGGACGGTTCTATTCGGGGAACTCTAGGCGTTCCTCCCAAGGGAACTGCAGTGGCACCATCTGTTGGTATCTCCAAGACTTTAGGTGAATATTACCTTGGATTATTGGCCTCCGGAGAGCATTTAGAAGGTTCGGTTGTTGTCGACTCATTTGTTGGAATCGTCAAGACATTGAACGTTATTGCTGAGACCGTAGAGGGTGACCCCAACAATATCGTTATGCTAGGTGCTCATTCAGACAGTGTGGCTGCCGGCCCCGGAATTAACGATGATGGTTCAGGTACTCTGTCGCTATTGGAAGTTGCCAAACAACTAACCAACTTTAAGGTTAATAACAAGGTCCGTTTTGCCTGGTGGGcggctgaagaagaaggattacTTGGCTCTAACAATTATGCTGAAACTTTGACCCCTGACGAAAATCAGAAGATCCGTGTCTTTATGGACTACGATATGATGGCTAGCCCTAACTATGAGTACGAGGTATATGATGCCAACGATGTGGATAATCCAAAGGGTTCCGGAGAGTTGAAAAACTTGTATATTGATTACTATACTGAGCATGGATTGAACTATACCTTGATTCCATTTGATGGAAGAAGTGACTATGTTGGATTTATCGAACATCACATTCCAGCAGGGGGTATTGCTGCCGGcgcagagaagaaaaatgtgTTCAACGGTAATGTTTTAGACCACTGTTACCATCAGTACTGCGACAATTTAGATAATTTGGCCTACGATGCTTGGATGATCAATACCAAGCTTATTGCCCACTCTGTGGCCACCTATGCTAAATCGTTTGAAGGTTTCCCAGAAAGAGAGCCTTTGTCTGgtttctccaattctttgaaTGCCGACTGCGTCCCAAAGACCTTCAGATATAGAGGTCCTTACATGATCGATTAG
- a CDS encoding uncharacterized protein (BUSCO:EOG09343CP8), whose product MPQNDYIEQFIKEHGRRLDYEERKRKREARESHRIAKDAHNLRGWRGKQFAKKRYTEKIAMKKKIKAHDEKKLKGPSKASNEEGEALPTYLLDREQQNTAKAISSSIKQKRMEKADKYSVPLPRVRGISEEEAFKVIRTGKTKRKSWKRMITKHTFVGEGFTRRPVKMERIIRPSALRQKKANVTHPELRVTVLLPILSVKKNPQSPLYTQMGVLTKGTIIEVNVSELGLVTAGGKVVWGKYAQITNEPDRDGVVNAVLLV is encoded by the coding sequence ATGCCACAAAACGATTACATTGAACAGTTCATAAAAGAACATGGTCGAAGACTTGATTatgaggaaagaaagagaaaaagagaagcacGTGAGTCGCATAGAATAGCCAAGGATGCACATAACTTGAGGGGATGGAGAGGTAAACAGTTTGCTAAAAAGAGATACACTGAGAAGATTgccatgaagaaaaagatcaaGGCTcatgatgagaagaaattgaagggaCCTTCCAAAGCATCtaatgaagaaggagaggcATTACCTACATATTTGTTGGACAGAGAACAACAGAATACTGCTAAGGCTATATCATCGTCTATTAAacaaaagagaatggaaAAGGCAGACAAATATTCAGTTCCATTACCAAGAGTGAGGGGTATTAGTGAGGAGGAAGCATTCAAGGTTATTAGGACAGGAAAAACCAAACGGAAATCGTGGAAAAGAATGATCACTAAGCATACGTTTGTTGGAGAAGGATTTACCAGAAGACCTGTTAAGATGGAGAGAATTATAAGACCATCTGCATTGAGACAAAAGAAAGCCAACGTGACTCATCCAGAGTTAAGAGTGACAGTTTTGCTACCAATTCTTTCAGTGAAAAAGAATCCTCAGTCTCCTTTATATACTCAAATGGGCGTGCTTACCAAAGGAACCATTATAGAGGTAAACGTTTCAGAGCTTGGGTTGGTGACGGCAGGAGGCAAAGTTGTCTGGGGAAAATATGCTCAGATTACCAACGAGCCTGATAGAGATGGTGTTGTCAATGCGGTTTTATTAGTTTAG
- a CDS encoding uncharacterized protein (EggNog:ENOG41), giving the protein MTTRKIIGLLVGSFRASGNTKGIASWVEYCIKQSCPDSEVKIYTPVKPINILPECINPVAPLAVISPDDYVNPVIRRWAHAVSECDAYVIITPEYNHSYSGYLKIMFDHLFNEFGGKPGTLITFASSGGENAYKQLKNLATKFGISPIDGMHFSIPRSYITGRDRIAETFSPEKLMEDPFLKDLNDRLKERLSHL; this is encoded by the coding sequence ATGACAACAAGAAAGATAATAGGACTTTTAGTGGGATCTTTTAGAGCCTCGGGAAATACCAAAGGTATAGCGTCCTGGGTAGAATATTGCATCAAGCAGTCTTGTCCCGACTCTGAAGTGAAGATCTATACTCCTGTCAAGCCGATCAACATTCTTCCTGAGTGTATAAATCCTGTTGCTCCTCTGGCTGTTATATCCCCCGATGATTATGTCAATCCCGTAATCCGGCGGTGGGCGCATGCAGTCTCTGAATGTGATGCTTACGTTATCATAACTCCAGAGTACAATCACTCATACTCTGGATACCTCAAGATAATGTTCGACCATCTCTTCAATGAATTTGGCGGGAAACCGGGTACCTTGATTACGTTTGCTAGTAGCGGAGGAGAGAATGCTTACAAACAGCTTAAAAACCTAGCTACAAAATTCGGCATTAGTCCAATCGATGGAATGCACTTCTCTATTCCTAGGTCATATATCACCGGTAGAGACAGAATAGCAGAGACATTCTCACCAGAAAAACTTATGGAGGATCCGTTCTTAAAGGATCTCAACGATAGACTCAAGGAGAGATTAAGTCATTTGTAA